A window of uncultured Fusobacterium sp. genomic DNA:
CAGCAAATATTGTTGATAAAATTCTTCAAAATACATCTCCTGACACAAGAAAACTTATAAACCAATTTCTAAAGTATCCTGAAAACAGTGCTGGTAGTGTAATGACTGTTGAATATGTTTCCCTAAAGAGTGATATGAATATTGGACAAGCTTTAAATCATATTAAAAAAGTAGGTATTAATAATGAAACCATTGATATCTGTTATGTTATTGATAATCAAAGAAAACTTGTAGGATTTATTTCTTTAAAAAGTCTTATCTTCCTTGATGATATCATCCCTTTAGTTGATGCAATGGAAACTAATGTTATTAGTGCTACAACAACTGATGACCAAGAGGTAATCGCCTCTCTATTCAGAAAATATGACCTTACTTCAATGCCAGTAGTAGATATTGAAGGAAGATTGGTTGGAATTATCACAATTGACGACGTAGTAGACGTTATTGATCAAGAAAATACAGAAGACTTTCAAAAAATGGCTGCTATGAATCCATCAGATGAGGAATATCTAAAAGAATCTGTTTTCTCTCTTGCTAAACATAGAATTGTTTGGTTGTTAGTTCTTATGATTTCAGCAACTGCTACAGGAACTATTATTAGAAGATATGAAGAGGTGCTACAATCTGTAGTTATTCTTGCTGCATTTATTCCTATGTTAATGGATACAGGGGGAAATGCTGGTTCTCAATCTTCTACACTTATTATTCGTGGAATTGCACTTGGAGAAATTCAATTATCTGATATTGGAAAAATACTTTGGAAAGAGTTTAGAGTTAGTTTAATTGTTGGAATTACTCTTGCTGTTGTAAACTTTCTAAGAATTTATTATATTGATAAAGCTGG
This region includes:
- the mgtE gene encoding magnesium transporter, with the protein product MENILSYLENNQLAKLKEVLIEENPVDIAELFEDLPKDQCLKLFRILPKDLAAETFSYLSSEKQQEIVENITDEEIKHIINEMFIDDTVDFIEEMPANIVDKILQNTSPDTRKLINQFLKYPENSAGSVMTVEYVSLKSDMNIGQALNHIKKVGINNETIDICYVIDNQRKLVGFISLKSLIFLDDIIPLVDAMETNVISATTTDDQEVIASLFRKYDLTSMPVVDIEGRLVGIITIDDVVDVIDQENTEDFQKMAAMNPSDEEYLKESVFSLAKHRIVWLLVLMISATATGTIIRRYEEVLQSVVILAAFIPMLMDTGGNAGSQSSTLIIRGIALGEIQLSDIGKILWKEFRVSLIVGITLAVVNFLRIYYIDKAGLTISLVVCASLLFTVVIAKVVGGILPILAKAFKLDPAIMASPLITTIVDACALVVYFALSTHFLNLA